ATATCGGGCTTAAACATCTTGGTGATTCCGGACATTCGGATATCCAAACTATCGCCTCCTCATCGTCCACGCTTCAACGGCGGCCCCCACTATCTGCTGATATGTCAAACCGTAGTACTCTAAAAGATCTCTCGGCGAACCGCTCTGCCCCGGCCTGCCCTCGATAGATACAAATCGGCAGGGGACAGGATAGTTTTTGCAGAGCATAGAGGCCACCGCCTCCCCCAATCCTCCTCTGGAGCTGTGCTCCTCCGCCACCACACAACAGCCCGTTCGGTGAACCGAATCAAGAATGGCCCGCTCGGGCAGAGGGGACAGAGAACGGCAGTCCAGCACCTCGGCGGTGATATCCTGCTGTGCCAAAATGGAGGCCGCTCTGAGAGCCTCGTGAACCATAATACCACAGGCACAGAGGGTGACGCCGTCGCCGGTTCTGAGGGAAAAAGCACCGGTAACCTCCGCCTGAAGGGACTGACCGTCGTAGACATCGGGCATATCGGTTGCTGAAAGCCTCACATAGGCGGGGCCATCGGATTTATAGGCTTCCTTTAGGATAGGGCCGCAGGACAGGCCGTCGCAGGGAACCCACACCGACATCCCAGGAAGGGACCTCATCAAGGATAGATCCTCAAGTATCTGGGACACCGCCCCGTCCTCGCCGGCGGAGACCCCGCCGTAAAAGGTCACCACCTTAACAGGTAGCCCTGGAAGGGCTACGGCGGTCCTGAGGGCATCGTAAGCCCTGCCCACAAGCCTGGAGGCGGTGGAAAAAACCCAGGGCTTCTTTCCCGCCGAGGCCATACCTGCGGCGGTGGAGACGAGGTCAAGCTCCGCCATGCCCAGGTTAAAGCATCTATCGGGAAAGACCTTCTCAAAACCGGAAAGCCAGGGGGAAACTCCGTCGGCCTTCAGGACCACCATGTTATCGTCCTCTTCCGCTAAATCGACCAAAGATCGGCAAAGAACGTCTTTTATCGTATCAGCCATTTAACTCACCTGCGTCGTCCAGTTCCTCAAGGGCCCTCTCCGCCTCTATTCGAGACATAGAGAGATCCCTCTCCTGATGGTCCTCGAAAAAGGAGATGCCCTTTCCCCTTTTAGTCTTAGCTATTACCACCGAGGGAACGTCACCGTCGCCACAGGAGGAAAAGGCCTGGGCCATGCTGTTGAAATCGTGGCCGTCACAGCGGGAGACCCTCCAGCCGAAGGAACTGAATTTATCCCCTAGTGGCTCTACCGCCTTCACCGAAGAAACAGGACCGGCCATCTGATCGCCGTTTTGATCCACAACCAGGACCACCGACCCCAGCTTTCGATGGGATGAGGTCATAGCCGACTCCCATAGAGCCCCTTCCTGAAGCTCTCCGTCCCCTATGACGCAAAACACCCTCCCGTTAAGTCCGTCCATACGGTGGGCCATGGCTATCCCGTTGGCGATACCTAGTGCCAGACCGGGAGAGCCTGCGGAAGCGTCGACCCCTGGGGTCCGAGCCCCGTCGGGCCTGCCCTGTAGCAGAGCCCCGAGCCTCCTGAAGTTCCATAAAGCCTCTCGGTCAAAAAAACCTCTGTGGGCCAACACGGCGTAGAGGGCGGGGCAACCGTGGCCCTTTCCCATAACCAGCCTGTCCCTGTCCGGCCCGGAGGGGTTTGCCGATATCTCCCTCTCGTAAAGGTAAACCAGGATATCCAGCACCGAAAGGGCGGAGGCCACGTAGCCCGATCGGGCGTTTCCGACCATTCTCACCACGTCTTTTCTCACCGATAAAGCGATATCGTCCAGATTCAAGGCTTAATCACATCCTTCCAGCAGGACCGGAAGACCTTCCCGGACCTCTCCTTACAGTCCTCCAGCCAGCTAAAATCGGGGCCAGAGGGCTCTATTGTCCCTCCATCCCCTAGCACACCGTAGCCTACGGAAGAGGCGTAGTCCCTCACCTTAGGATCGTAGGGGACCGCCACACCGGGAATGGCGGAAAGGGAGGAAAGCACGTTAAAATGGAGCCTCATGCCTACGGAAAAACCGCCGGAACGCCACACAGGGTGGTTAGCCCCGTCGGGCAGGACTATGTCCTCAAGATCCAATATGCCCTTTTGCTTAAACCCCTCCATTAGAGCCCTATCCTCAGGGGCCATAGCCACCCCTACCGCCGTTAAAGACCGAGAGGACAGGTACTCCCCTATGGCCCTGGCAGCCTCGATCTCAAGACGACCGTCCCAGGGCCTGAGGTTAACTAAAACCCGATCGCCGTCGGCTCTCTCCATGGAGAGAGCGGTGACAGGATCGGGACACATCACCGCCTTTAGGCCCATACGGTTCGCCAGAGCCATAGAGGACCTGTCCCTAAGGACCAAGGACCTAACCCCTTTTAAAGCCAACCTCGCCATGGACCGGCCTGCCAAAGACGAAAGGGGGCCCAGAGAGTTTCCGTAAACCCAGGTGGCACAGCCCGCCATACGGGCCAAGGCCATAACGCCGGAATAATAGGACACCGATCTGACGCTGGTGCTGTCCTGAAACAGGCCCCCTCCGCCTAGGACGAGGCTTTGGGAAGATCTACAGAGCTCCCATATATCCTTCGGAGACCACCTGCTTACCGACCTGACACCATAGGTCCTGGAGGTATGATCGGGGTCACCGGAGAGAACGGCGAGACGGTCCCTTTCCACCCCCACCGAGGCAAAGAGATCGATCATGCCCTGCAAAAGTAGCTCGTCACCTAAGTTTTTCATACCGTAAAATCCGCACAAAACCGCGGAAAAATGGCTCATTTCACCGACACCGACAGCTTTCTCCAAAGAGGCATGGCCAGGAAAAACAGCAGGAGGACCGCTAAAAGCCCTATCGTGATACCTATCCACCAGCCGTTAAAGACCCGCCAAAGGGTTATAGGAAGCCTGGTATGGAAGTGGCAGAAAGTATTCACCACCGAGGCGAAGCCCACCACCGCACCGAGACGAAAGACCTCTCTATACCGAGGAATCCAATCTTTTCTCCTTATAGCACACCACAGAACCAGACAGGGATAGCCTAAAAAGGCCTCTTTCGTCCTAGGTCTGGCGACCAGCCAGGCCTCCAGAGTGTCTCTCATCTGGATCTCCCAGGCTGGGACGGAACTGACGTTGCCGCTTCTGTAGACCATAAGCCCGGCGGCCATAACCAGTAAGCCCGCCAGAAAAAGCTCTCCCCATATTGGGGGACGCCCTAGCAGTTCCCCTAAAGACTCGGGATACTCCCGCCTCCTCATATCGTGAAGCAACACCAGGACCAAAGGCAAAAAGAGGGTCAGCTTTACGCCGGAAAAGGTCTTGAGCCTCATCATATAAAGGGGAGAGCCATAGAAGGAGGCTATCGCCAGACCTCCTACGAGGGCCACTATAAGCCCTACAACGACCGCTCTGCCGGGCTTTCGCCAGTTATCCAGTGAGACCAAAGAAGCCTCGGTAACCACGAAAGCGGCCACCATCGCCCCTCCCAGACGGGAAACGAAGGAAAACTGCATGAGGGCGACGGCTAGACCGACCACCGCCAGGACAAAGGACAAAATCAACTTGATGGAGACAGGACCGTCTGTTCCGGCAAACCGTCGGCCGACAGCCCATACGCAGGCCAAGCCCACAAGTGCCAGGGCCACCGCCCCTGTAGGAGACCAGCCCCAGTCGACCATCGGGGCAGGCCACCGGTCGTCTATGCCTCTTTTAGCGAGGATCTCCCTGAGCTCCTTGACGTCCGTCCCATATCGGTCGAGAACCTGGTTGCCTCCCCCTAGAGGATCGACCCGAAAAAGCAACACCGACACCGACCTCTCCACCGCCGCTCTGACCATACGATCGACGATAGTCTTACGGTCCAGCCTCCGGGAGGAAATCTCCTCGTCGGTGACGCTGTGAACAGAGAGGACCCTGGGCCATACGGACCACTGGAGAGGCTTATCGCCTATCTGTCTGGAAAACTCGACCTGGGCTACGAAAAGATTTCGTTCCTTTACGACCTCCACCAGACCGGAAATATCGGGATAGCCTGCGACCATCTCGCCGGATGGGGCTAGGCCGATAACGTTGTTGTACCGCTCGCATATCAGTCGCACAGTGTCGATCACCGTTTTAGAGGGCTCCATACCTCTAGGAGCTGGCCTGTATATAACCGGAAGAGAGAGCTCTGAAGCCATATCAAGCCCTGCGAAGTCGGGTAAAACCCCTTTTAACGCCAGCTGTTCTCTGGTCTGAGGTATGACAAAAATACGGTGACCTTGTGCAACTACCGCTCGGCCTTTGGGAAAACGGAGCCCTAAAAACAAGCTCCATCTCTCAGCCATAGAGAAGTTCGACGGGAAAGACAGGGCGGTGCCGGTGAGATCCGCAGATAAGGCGGATCTCAGGGATCCGGGAAGATCCTCAAGGGGACCGTACCACAGGGGCAGTACGCCGTTATCCAGTTCCTGGCCGGTCACCTCACCGACTATCATCCCCCTTACTCCCTGGTCCATAAGGGACCGAAGGGCCACAGAAGAGGTCACCTCGCCCTGAGAGGCAAGGGCTGGAATCTGCTTCCAGTCGACGACTATAACCGACGACTTACGGGCGACCTCCGATTTCCACCTGACAGCCAACCCAGGTAAGCTGAGGGCAAGGCTGAGCAAAAGGGAGAGGGCAAAAAAACGCTTCCAAGAAAAGACCATCATAAATCGACCCCCCACTGAGACTCAAGGGAGCAGCCGAAAGACCCCACCATAATCGAAAGCCTGTGGAGAGGGAGCCCTACGACGTTAAAATAGTCTCCCTCTATTCGGCTGACTAGGAGGGCCCCTAAGCCCTGAATGCCGTAGGCACCCGCCTTATCCATGCCCTCCCTGGTCTCCACGTAAGCCCTTATTCGATCGTCGTCGAGATCCCGGAAGAATACGGAGGTTATTTCCACATCGGAGACCACTCTATTTCCCTGAGCGACGGCGACTCCGGTCATGACCAGATGGCTCCTACCGGCCAAAGACTTAACCATCTCAAAAGCCTCATCTTTGGACGAAGGCTTGCCTAGAATCGCCCCATCCAGGACGACCACCGTATCCGCAGCGATAACCATATCCTCAGGGGAGGAGTGGACGGAGCGCGCCTTCTCCGTCGCCAGCCTAACCACCGCATCCTGAGGGGATTCGGAGGGAACTATTACCTCCTCGATCGATGAAACCCTAACGGAAAAAGGCCAGCCGAGGAGGGAGAGAAGTTCTCTCCTCCTGGGGCTGGCGGAAGCAAGAATAACCGAACGCAAATCGCTTACCTCCCGATAAACATGGCAACAAGGCCGACGGCCACACAGTAGAGGGCAAATCCTCTCCATCTGCCCAACGTCACAACCTTGTGAAGCACCTTGAGGGCGAAGTACCCCGAGACCCCAGATACAACCATTCCAACCAGCCAGCCAGAGGGCATAGCCGCCGAAGAAACTTCCTTCAGCTCCAGAATAGTAGCCCCTAATACCGCAGGAAGGGACATCAGGAACGAAAGCCTGAAAGCCTCATGAGGTGACAGGCCGGAAATCATTCCTGCCACTATGGTAGACCCTGACCGGGATATCCCGGGGATAACCGCCAAACCCTGGGCCAGGCCCATAGGAAGGGAGTTAAACATCCGAACCACCCCGGTCCTAGGGGCCATCGAAGAAGCCAGGCAGAGAATCCCACCGGTGGTCAGCAAAGCAACTCCAACCGCAAAAACGGAGGTAGAGAGCCTCTCCACCAGGGGCTTCAGAGGTAGAGCTAAGACGACGGTGATAGCCGTACCGGCTATCATAGCCCATCCGATAGTCCAGCCGGGAGTCTTTCTGCTATCCGGCCTGACCAGGCCGGAAAACCACTGACCTCCCAGGTTAACCAGATCCTCCCGGAAATAGACCATAGTGGCTATCATCGTGGCAAAGTGAAGGGCGATATCGAAAGTAAGCATAGGCTCGGAGAAACCGAAAAAAGCCTGAGCCAGGGCTAGGTGGGCGGAACTGCTGACCGGCAGAAACTCGGTCAACCCCTGCAAAAGGCCTAAAATAACCGAGTGGATCATCTATCCATCACCGTTATCATCGGAATCACCTTAGGGCTCGATCCGGTATATTTTCTAAGAAGCTCCCTGCAACGGGAGACCACCTTGTTCTCTACCACCTCCAGATCGACTCCCTTCATGGTAGAGGCCTTTTTCACCGTGTGTCTGACCGCATCGACGAACTCCCGTCTCATATTCTCCGCATCGCTTAGGTGCATAAAACCACAGCTTTCGAATGTAGGATCGGAGAGAAGTTTAAATCGCTTATCCATAGTCAGAGAGACCACCATGACGCCCTCCTCGGCCAACACCTTTCTCTCCCTCATAACGCTGCTCTCCAGCTCACCGAAAGCCAAACCATCCACCAAAACAGCTCCAGCCTGGACCTTGCTCTTGGCGTGAGCCCCTTTGTCGGTGATGGTCAGCACGTCACCGTTATCCATAACGAAAGTGTTCCTGCTCGGGACCCCTACTTGGGAGGCCAGCTGAGCGTGACGGACCTGCATTCGATACTCCCCGTGGACCGGAACGAAGTACGTCGGCCGAACCATAGAGAGCATGATCTTGAGCTCATCCCTCGACGCATGGCCTGAGACGTGGGTTCCGGAGTTCTTCTCGTAGATAACCTCGCACTTACAGCGGAAAAGCCTGTTCACCGTATTGCTCACCATCTTTTCGTTCCCCGGTATAGGGGTGGCGAAGACGGCAACCACGTCCTTAGGGCCAAGCTTGACCCTGTGGTGCTCTCCTTTGCTCATAAGGACAAGGCCGGAGAAGGTCTCCCCTTGGCTTCCGGTGGTCACCAGGACTATACGATTAGGGGGATACTTGTCTATCTCCTGAAGGGGAACCATCATATCGTCCTCGACCTTCAGGTATCCCAGTCGCCTGGCCAGATCGACGTTGTTGAGCATGCTTCTCCCGGCGAAAACGACCTTACGGTTGAACCGCCCTGCGGCGTCCACAACCTGCTGTATCCGGTGAAGGTTGCTGGAAAAGGAGGATATAACCATTCTCTTTGTCCGATGCTCCCTAAAAAGCCTCTCTAAAGTGACGGAAATAGTGCTCTCCGACTGGGTAAACCCCTCTTTCTCCACGTTAGTGGAGTCGGACATCATAAGCAAAACGCCCTTTTTCCCGAGCTCTGCAAAGGCGTTGTAATCGGTTACTCTGCCGTCTACGGGGGTAGGATCAAGCTTAAAGTCTCCTGTATGGACCACCGTGCCAAGAGGGGTCTCCACCGCCAGGGCTACCCCATCGGGGATCGAGTGACACACCGCGATGAAGGACACGGAAAAACAGCCCGCCTTGACCGTATCTCCCGCCTTTATCTCCATAAACTTAGGTTTGTAGTCCGGCCGGGCCTCAGAGAGCCTATGGCTGGCCATGCCCAACGTCAGCTTTGTCCCGTAGAGGGGAACATCGAGTCCTGGAAGGATAAACGGCAGGGCTCCAACGTGATCCTCGTGACCATGGGTCAGGAAAATACCTCTGATACGTCCCTTGTTGGCCTCCAGGTAGGAGGTATCGGGAATGACGAAATCGATTCCCAGCATCTCGTCATCGGGAAACATCAGACCGCAGTCTATTATCATAATATCGTCTCCAAATTCCAGGAGATACATATTCTTCCCTATCTCACCAAGACCGCCTAGAGGGATAAAACGTAAGGTGCCCTCTTTAGGTCTGGAAGCAGGTGCCGTCTTTTTACGTCTTCTGTTTCTGCTCTTCGGCTTGTTGGCCGGAGAGACGCTGTTCTCTTGGTTTGTGCTATTCACGTCTATTTATTCCTCCATAAGTTCAAAAAAGTATCTAAGTTTTTCACCATAGCCGCAATCAGGGCGGATCGGATTGTGCCCGCCCCAGGTATCTGATAAAATTGCTGTTCAACGAACACAGTAACCAGGGAGGTTTCAGTCTTGAGCGATAAAGCAACCGTTAACGACGGAATCGATATGACAAAAGAAGGATACGATCGGCTCTATGAGGAGCTGAAATACCTCAGGAGCGAAGCTCGCTACGCCGTCGCCCAGAGGATTGAGGAGGCCCGATCCTTCGGAGACCTCAGCGAAAACGCAGAATACGCCGCCGCCAAGGACGAGCAGGCGAAGATGGAGAGCCGAATCCAGAGGCTGGAGAACCAGCTCAGCAAGGCAAGAATAATAGACTCCTCCACCTTGGACGGCAGCCACGTAGCCCTTGGAACCGCCGTAACCATAGAGGACAGCACCCTCAAGAAGAAATTCGTCTACTCCCTTGTAGGGTCGGAAGAGGCGGATCCAAAGAAAAACAGGATATCCTCCGCCAGTCCCGTCGGTCAGGCCCTTATGGGCAAAAAGATAGGCGACGAGATCCAGGTTAAAGTCCCTAACGGCATGAGAAAGCTGCAAATACTGGACATACAGGTGGTCTAGCCAAAGAGGACCTGCCCTTAAGGGCAGGTCCTCTCCCTTTTACCTTCCTGGAAGACCTTCAGGCTCTCTGAAAGGATCCTCCAGCTCGTTATCCCCGAACTTGACCACGTTATCGGGAAAGGCAGTCAGGTTAAAGCTCAGGGACGCCCAGTTATCCCCTTCGTACCTATCGTCTCTGTAGGTCAAAACCCAGCTATAACAGCAATTTTTACGATAAGTCAGCTGATAGGCCATTTCGTCTAAGGTGCTTTTTTTCAGCGAATAGGCCCCTCTCAGCTCCAGACGGAAGCTATCGGACAGGGAAAAGCCGAACTTCTGGTAGATAAGCTCTTCGTCGTCGTAGTCGTCCCATGCGTCGGACTTATCGGTCTTTGTCAGGACGAAAGGGGACCTACCGCTTACCCATCGCCGAACGTAGGCGGTTCCCGCCTCAAATCCCGACGGAGAGCGGTACACCGCCCCTACAGTAGCGTCGGTGACCTTCTGGCGATCCTCTCCTGCGGAGACATCGTACCGGAAATCGGTATAGGAGAGCCGCCAGAAAGGCTCCCAGGTGGAGACGGGAGAATCTATCTTGCCGTAAATCTCCCCTCCTAGCCCCATCCTCTCTATTTCCGGCAATCCCTTGCCGGTCTCCTCGTAACGGCCCCAAAGGGCCTTAAACCGAAAATACTCCCTAGGACTGCCTTGGGAGATCTGCCACCAGGGAGAGGAAAGCTCCATCTCAGGCATCCTCCATAAGGTCGTCTTGTAGGATGTCCCAGCCCTCAATTCCTCCTTAAGGGCCTCCCTCTGGGTCCATCGGCCGTTAAAGGTCCACCCTTCGTTCTCGGCCACAAAGCCCCAGGAGGGCCTGTAGCTCTTCTCGTCGGAGGAGGACTCGTATTCCCAGACCGTCTCGCCGTAAATCCTTAGCCATGGACGGAGCTCCTGCTCCACCCTGGCACCCCACTCGAGGCCCTTTCTGGACCACCCCATAACGGTGATATCCAGAGTTCCTTTCTCCCACATAAAGGGACCGGAAAGCCCTAGGCCCGCCCCTTTGTCGGAGTCATAACCGACTTTAGGCATAAAAGAGGCACCAGAATCCCTTCTGTGGGCCTGGAGGTCCACAGGGTAATCGAAGGGATAGGTAAACAGCAGATGGTCACCTATGTAGACCTGAGGGGACTGGACCACTACCCTCTGGTCGGGTATCAGGACCAACCTTTTAGCTCTGAGCCTATAGTGGGGATGAGGCTGAGGGCAGGTGGTAACCGTGACCCCCTCCCACCGCCCTATGGTGGTATCCTCGGAGACCTTCCCCGTCTTTTTAGGCAGCCATCCCTTCGCCCTGGCGGAGGCCACCGTAGCCACCTCCACCCGGTCGCCTTTCAGATAGACCAAGCTCTCCGACTCCTCGATAGGCAGGGCGACGTCGGTCTCGTAGAGGACTCCCTCGTTTGAGGATATATCAAACTCCGCAGAACGGCCCTTTAAGACTTTCCCGCCGGAGATGATGGTAACCCCCTTAGACCCTGGAGAGGAGGCCCTGACCTTGTTGGTGTTGGTGTCCATCTCCAGTGTATCGGCGTACATCCTTATACCCTGATACCGGAGGGACGCGCCCCCTTCGGCTATAGCCACACCTCGGGACTCGTCGAAGACCAGCTCCTCGGCGTCCAGAGTGGCCATACTATCGTCGGACGCCCAAAGAGGGGTCCCCGCTAAAAAAACGAAAAGGGCTATCGCCAATCCGACTACTCTACGTTCCACCACTCCATAACCCCTTCCTCCAGAAAAACCCTGCCGGAAGGATGAGCCTCTCCTCTCCGACCGCTAAGGCTGTATCTATCCCCGGAGACCTCCAGGCCATCGGGAAACATCCAGACATCCGACGAAGCACCTCCCCAGGAAATCCGGGGTGCCCTCCATAAAAAACGCTCTTCCCTCTCTTGAAAGGTTCCGTTACCATCCTGAAGGTGTAGCCTATCGCCTTCCTCCAGATACTCCCCTGTAGGGGATCGCAAGGTCCACACCGAACCGTCGGGGCCTTTTCTCCTGCCCTCGATGCCATGGAGGTCGCTGACGCCGAGAGTCCTCCTGACGGAGTCGACCTCGAAGAGCCATAGGTCCCCGGATAGACCTCTCCTCAACGTAACCTGATCCATCTCGACCACCATAGGTAGAGGATCGTCGTCTGAGAAATCGTCGAGGTTCAGATCACCGATAAAGACCCACAGGAGCCCTCCAGCTACCAAAAGAGAACCCAGGATCCTCCAAGGCCTACCAGACAACGAAACTTCGCCCTTCCTCTCGAACGACCGACAGGACCTCGCTCTGAAGGACCCTTATGAGGACCAGTTTCTGGGCCACCGAAACCCTGACCCTTCCGTCGTCTAACCATCGGAGTTTATACCCATCGGAAAGACACCAACGGAGAGGGGATTTGTTAGCCCTATCGGAAAAAGCCGCAAGACCCTCGGACCTGGCTGAAGGGGCTATCATGTCGAACATAGCCTCGGTCTGCCCTTTGGACCACAGACCTAAAAACTCCTCCACCACCGCCTCTTTGGACAAAACCAAAGAGCTATCGTCGGTCTCTAGCTCGTCTTCTTTTAGGATATCGTCGAGCTGCCTCGATATATCCCCTGAGATATTCTCGAAGGGATTTTCCTCCACTATAGGTTCAGGTGGAGTCAGGACAGGCCCGGGACCGAGCCAAGCAGGAGGCTCGGTATCCGACGGAGGGGGAAGGGGCTCGGGCTCCGGTTCTTTTGGCTCAGGCTCCTTTTTGGGCACCGATATCTTCCCACCTTTGGATGAAAGGGCTGTGTCGGTCTTCACAGGGGGCAGCTCGACGATCCGGCTAACCACCTCCGTAGGAGTCTGAGCCACTGTATCGGAGATAACCGCCTTATCGAAGGCGAAAAGTTGCTCGGGGTAAACCCCTAACCCCTTGAATATGAGGGAAAAGTCCCCCTGCTGTTTAGGGAAAAAGACCAATCCCTGTACGACCCCCGAAATAGGCTGATCCATCTTCTCCTCGTAAGAAAGAGGGGCTACTCTGTTAGCTCCGTCGGTAGTTAAAGACAGATAATCGCCCAGCGGAGAGAGAGAGAGAGGCTGAGGACCAAAATGATAGACGGTCACCAAAAAAGGCTCCGCCGAGCCTATTCGCAACTGCTCTTTGAAGGAACGAAGGTACTCCTCCCTCTGGGAGGGCGAATACCCTCTGGCCTGAGCATCGGCGTCGACCCAAGGCTCAACCAGAGACTCGGGGTAATGAACCACCCAGACCAGGCAATCTCTTCCCCAGTGAAAAGACGTATTTCGCTCAAGGATCCTGGTGGCCTCCTCAAGAGGAGAGCCAAAAACAGGGGAGACCGCCGCCGTTATAAGCAAAATCAAAGAGGCGAGAAAACCAGATCTGATTCCTCTCATCACGAAAACCTATTAAAGCTTGAAGTCTATGACCGCAGAGACCCCTACGCCTTGCACTCTGACAAATCTCTGAAGCGGATTGACCGAGTCCACAGGGATCAGGATTTTAACCCTGAAGCGATCTCTGAAGGAAGTCTCTATGGCGGCTACCGCCTTTACCTTAGCCACCCCATCCTGTCTAGGGCCCGCAACCTGGGCAGCGCCTATTCTGGTCCCACTTCCTAAAGAAACGATAGGGACCACCTTAGTATGGCCCTCCACTTTGGCCCCTTTATTGAAGGTGATGGTGTTTATAAAATCGTTTATAGGGCCCGCTATCTGGTCTATTACAAAACCACCTACAGCTACTCCGGCGACGTCTTTAAGGACATCGCCAAGATCTATGGCCATAGCGGGAGTTCCGGCAAAAAGCGATCCCGATAGAACCGCTACCGCCATAAAACGACCTATTTTTCTGCCTCTAGAGATCATAAACTATCCACCTCGCTTTTAGGTTTTTCGGTGTTCTGGGCCCCTATCACCTCTGTAGGCACTATAAGGCTCTGTAGCCCTTCAGGGACGGGGTAGGCCAAAGATGAGGATTGCTGACCGACCTCTAGGTGAAATATCGTTCCCTCCACAATCTCCTTAACGTCTCCTTTTATCAAAAAACCACCGGCCAGCCCTACAGGTCCCAGCAAGATAGCACCTACAATGCTTCCTCCTGCTGCGGCTATCTGGGCCTTCTCCGCCTCGGCTGCCTTGACCGCTTGCTCCCCTACCATCAGGGGGACAGGGCCAAGAGAGGGGGGTAACAATGTATCGAAGACAAAGGAAACCTCCCCTGGACGGCCGAAACTTCGGGGTTTTGTGACCTTAGAGACCGTTCCCTGGGCTATAGACCCTTTAGGGGCCACAAGGTAGGTCCCGATCACCAGATCGGTCGTAAGAGCTCCCTCGACGACATCCCCTGTCGCCACGTTGGAAGGAGAGATAGTCCTGGATAGTGCCACCCTCACCACCGTACCCTGGGCGAGGCTGACGTTTTCCCACCTAACCGGCTCGGTTACCAGAAGGCCGAGAAGCCTCTCCAGCCTCATGGCCATAGGCCCCTCGCTCATGGACTCTCCCTCGAGCTTCCGCTCCAGGGACCGCACCCTGTCGGTCACCGATCTAGAGGGCTGGGACCGCTGTTCGGTAATCCACTCAGCGATAGCCAGCTTAAAGAGCAAAGAGGGCTGGGTATCGCTGCCTTTTTCCAGAAAGTTAACCACCGCCGTCTGTCTCTCGGCGATAGTACCAGGCAGTTCCCTGCCGAAAAGGGACTTTTCCAGGTCGCTCAGCCGGGAGATAAGCCCTCCGCTTTTAACCTCGCCGTAGACCACTTTTTCCATGTCGTCGAGCCTCTGAAAAGCGGGACTCTCGTCGGAAGCCTGGGACACCCCTACAAAGACGCAAAGGGCCAGACAAAGGGCAAAAAAACCGATAGACTTATACAAGACTCTATCCCTCCTAATACAGGCTCAGAGAGCGGCCTTTATGAAACCCATAAACAGGGGGTGAGGCCTCACAGGACGGGACTTGAACTCGGGATGGAACTGGACCCCTACGTACCAGGGATGATCCTCAAGTTCCACTACCTCCACCAGGTTCAGCTCCGAATAGACACCGGCAACCTTAAGCCCTGCGCCCTCAAATCGCTCTCTGTACTCTCCGTTAAACTCATAACGGTGACGGTGACGCTCCATAACGTGATCCACCCCGTAGGCATCTCTAACCTTAGTGCCCTCGACGAGATCACATCTGTAAGCTCCTAATCTC
The uncultured Dethiosulfovibrio sp. genome window above contains:
- the greA gene encoding transcription elongation factor GreA → MSDKATVNDGIDMTKEGYDRLYEELKYLRSEARYAVAQRIEEARSFGDLSENAEYAAAKDEQAKMESRIQRLENQLSKARIIDSSTLDGSHVALGTAVTIEDSTLKKKFVYSLVGSEEADPKKNRISSASPVGQALMGKKIGDEIQVKVPNGMRKLQILDIQVV
- a CDS encoding ribonuclease J; the protein is MNSTNQENSVSPANKPKSRNRRRKKTAPASRPKEGTLRFIPLGGLGEIGKNMYLLEFGDDIMIIDCGLMFPDDEMLGIDFVIPDTSYLEANKGRIRGIFLTHGHEDHVGALPFILPGLDVPLYGTKLTLGMASHRLSEARPDYKPKFMEIKAGDTVKAGCFSVSFIAVCHSIPDGVALAVETPLGTVVHTGDFKLDPTPVDGRVTDYNAFAELGKKGVLLMMSDSTNVEKEGFTQSESTISVTLERLFREHRTKRMVISSFSSNLHRIQQVVDAAGRFNRKVVFAGRSMLNNVDLARRLGYLKVEDDMMVPLQEIDKYPPNRIVLVTTGSQGETFSGLVLMSKGEHHRVKLGPKDVVAVFATPIPGNEKMVSNTVNRLFRCKCEVIYEKNSGTHVSGHASRDELKIMLSMVRPTYFVPVHGEYRMQVRHAQLASQVGVPSRNTFVMDNGDVLTITDKGAHAKSKVQAGAVLVDGLAFGELESSVMRERKVLAEEGVMVVSLTMDKRFKLLSDPTFESCGFMHLSDAENMRREFVDAVRHTVKKASTMKGVDLEVVENKVVSRCRELLRKYTGSSPKVIPMITVMDR